A portion of the Fibrobacter sp. genome contains these proteins:
- a CDS encoding V-type ATP synthase subunit A, with protein sequence MASIGKITGVNGNLIRVKFETAVSQNEVAYAKLIQKNKDGKSEVIPLKSEVIRIRGDYAELQVFEDTTGLKTGDEVEFTGELLSVELGPGLLTQVFDGLQNPLPKLAEECGFFLQRGKYLKALPRDKKWAFTPVAKVGDVVVAGDTLGTVPEGVFTHRIMVPFRLLGKWTVESVAAAGERTVEEVVAKLKNDKGETQDVTMVQTWPVKMPIKAFEERLRPSKPLTMQQRIIDTFFPVMQGGTFCTPGPFGAGKTVLQQLMSRYADVDIVILAACGERAGEVVETLREFPELIDPRTGKSLMERTLIICNTSSMPVAAREASVYTGVTLAEYYRQMGLNVLLLADSTSRWAQALREMSGRLEEIPGEEAFPAYLESVIAAFYERGGVVRLKDGSTGSVTICGSVSPAGGNFEEPVTQATLKVVGAFLGLSRERSDQRRFPAIHPLDSWSKYEGIIDSKKVAEARHILANGVDVNNMMKVVGEEGTSIDDFVIYLKSEYLDSVYLQQDAYNEIDAACSAERQKYVFDKVYTILKTPMKFSEKDVARTFFLKLTQSTKDWNRVKFDSQEFKDLEQSIFASVKEVSANA encoded by the coding sequence ATGGCTAGTATCGGAAAAATCACAGGCGTTAACGGTAACTTGATTCGCGTCAAGTTCGAAACCGCCGTGTCCCAGAACGAAGTGGCGTATGCCAAGCTTATCCAGAAAAACAAGGACGGCAAGTCCGAAGTTATCCCCCTTAAGAGCGAAGTCATCCGTATTCGCGGTGACTACGCCGAACTCCAGGTGTTCGAAGACACCACGGGGCTCAAGACGGGTGATGAGGTGGAATTCACCGGCGAACTTTTGTCCGTAGAACTTGGCCCCGGCCTCTTGACCCAGGTCTTTGACGGTCTGCAGAACCCGCTCCCGAAGCTTGCCGAAGAATGCGGCTTTTTCCTGCAGCGCGGTAAGTATTTGAAGGCACTCCCCCGCGACAAGAAGTGGGCATTTACCCCGGTCGCGAAGGTGGGCGATGTGGTGGTTGCGGGCGATACGCTCGGCACCGTTCCCGAAGGCGTGTTTACGCATCGCATTATGGTGCCGTTCCGCCTGCTTGGCAAGTGGACCGTGGAATCGGTTGCTGCCGCTGGCGAACGCACTGTCGAAGAAGTGGTCGCCAAACTCAAGAATGACAAGGGTGAAACCCAGGATGTGACCATGGTGCAGACCTGGCCGGTGAAGATGCCGATCAAGGCCTTCGAAGAACGCCTCCGTCCCTCCAAGCCTCTGACCATGCAACAGCGCATTATCGATACGTTCTTCCCCGTGATGCAGGGCGGTACGTTCTGTACGCCGGGCCCCTTCGGTGCCGGTAAGACCGTGCTCCAGCAGCTCATGAGCCGCTACGCCGACGTGGATATCGTGATCTTGGCCGCTTGCGGTGAACGTGCAGGTGAAGTGGTGGAAACCCTTCGCGAATTCCCTGAACTGATTGACCCGCGTACCGGCAAGTCCCTCATGGAACGTACGCTGATTATTTGTAACACGTCTTCGATGCCGGTGGCTGCTCGTGAAGCTTCCGTGTACACGGGCGTGACTCTCGCCGAATACTACCGCCAGATGGGCCTGAACGTGCTCCTGTTGGCTGACTCTACCTCTCGTTGGGCTCAGGCTCTGCGTGAAATGAGCGGCCGTCTGGAAGAAATTCCGGGCGAAGAAGCCTTCCCGGCCTACCTCGAATCCGTGATTGCCGCCTTCTATGAACGCGGTGGCGTGGTTCGCCTCAAGGACGGCTCTACCGGTTCCGTGACGATTTGCGGTTCCGTGTCGCCTGCAGGTGGTAACTTCGAAGAACCGGTGACCCAGGCTACCTTGAAGGTGGTGGGCGCGTTCCTCGGCCTTTCCCGTGAACGTTCCGACCAGCGCCGTTTCCCGGCTATCCACCCGTTGGATTCTTGGTCCAAGTACGAAGGCATCATCGACAGCAAGAAGGTGGCCGAAGCCCGTCACATCCTCGCAAACGGCGTGGACGTGAACAACATGATGAAGGTGGTGGGCGAAGAAGGTACCTCGATTGACGACTTCGTGATTTACCTGAAGTCCGAATACCTGGACTCCGTTTACCTGCAGCAGGACGCCTACAACGAAATCGACGCCGCCTGCTCCGCCGAACGCCAGAAGTACGTGTTCGACAAGGTTTACACTATCCTCAAGACCCCGATGAAGTTCAGCGAGAAGGATGTCGCACGTACGTTCTTCCTCAAGCTCACTCAATCGACGAAGGACTGGAACCGCGTCAAGTTCGATTCCCAGGAATTCAAGGACCTTGAACAAAGTATTTTCGCTTCCGTGAAGGAGGTTTCCGCTAATGCATAA
- a CDS encoding DUF2764 family protein yields the protein MSSPSYLMASLPMIELGDVPPLTMEEFRHRCIGVLDASELVALDALLAGEECDDEFVAAYQAHEIQMKNVSGRLRASAWGPDVRFTERSFPGYDVTFAKMIQDAFAKSNPMEKEQDIDKARFWLVDSLAGVGEGTVKHVYAYAIKLMICERWARLSESAGDAAVLNVINANDPAFAAQAAQE from the coding sequence ATGAGCAGTCCTTCTTACTTGATGGCCTCTCTTCCGATGATCGAGCTGGGCGATGTCCCGCCGCTCACCATGGAAGAGTTCCGCCACCGCTGTATTGGCGTACTGGACGCATCCGAGCTTGTAGCCCTGGATGCGCTCCTTGCTGGCGAAGAATGTGACGACGAGTTCGTGGCCGCTTACCAGGCCCACGAAATACAGATGAAGAACGTTTCCGGGAGGCTCCGCGCCAGCGCGTGGGGGCCCGATGTGCGTTTTACTGAACGCTCCTTCCCGGGCTACGACGTCACTTTCGCCAAGATGATTCAGGACGCGTTTGCCAAGTCGAATCCTATGGAAAAAGAGCAGGATATCGACAAGGCCCGTTTCTGGCTTGTAGATTCCCTGGCCGGTGTAGGCGAGGGGACAGTCAAGCATGTCTACGCTTATGCGATTAAGCTTATGATTTGTGAACGTTGGGCGCGCCTCTCCGAAAGTGCGGGTGACGCTGCCGTGTTGAATGTTATTAATGCAAACGATCCTGCCTTTGCCGCACAGGCAGCGCAGGAATGA
- a CDS encoding ATPase, whose protein sequence is MAEDLQYLMERIQKDAVDKAENDAAAIIAKAKEKAAEIIKAAEAEASAKLEKADKDAEAFTERSERTLEQAARDLLLSVGKNLEKMIMDLLNLEVEKSLDEATVKSMLLTLAKNYSSDIEVDFSEADVNKLTSFVTGEFAKKLKAGVKVESDKGVKFGFRVKLDGGKVTHEFTEAAMADALSALLRPQLAKVVNAAAQAK, encoded by the coding sequence ATGGCAGAAGACTTGCAATACCTTATGGAACGCATCCAGAAAGATGCCGTCGATAAAGCAGAAAACGACGCCGCGGCGATCATAGCCAAGGCCAAGGAAAAGGCCGCTGAAATTATAAAGGCTGCCGAGGCCGAGGCGAGCGCCAAGCTGGAAAAGGCCGATAAGGACGCAGAAGCATTTACAGAACGTAGTGAACGCACGCTTGAACAGGCTGCACGCGACTTGCTGCTCTCTGTGGGCAAGAACCTCGAAAAGATGATTATGGACCTTTTGAACCTCGAAGTGGAAAAGTCTCTCGACGAAGCCACCGTGAAGTCCATGCTCCTGACTCTCGCCAAGAATTACTCTTCCGACATCGAAGTCGACTTCTCCGAAGCCGACGTGAACAAGCTTACCTCCTTCGTGACGGGCGAATTCGCCAAGAAGCTCAAGGCCGGCGTCAAGGTCGAAAGCGACAAGGGCGTCAAGTTCGGTTTCCGTGTCAAGCTCGACGGCGGCAAGGTCACCCACGAATTTACAGAGGCTGCCATGGCCGACGCTCTTTCGGCCCTCCTCCGTCCGCAACTTGCTAAAGTGGTAAACGCTGCAGCACAGGCGAAGTAG